CGGCGCGCGGATCGGCGAGGCCGATGTCTTCCCACGCCATTCGCACGATGCGGCGCGCCAGGTAACGCGGGTCCGCGCCGCCGTCGAGCATCCGGCAGAACCAGTACAGCGCGCCGTCCGGGCTGCTGCCGCGCACCGATTTATGTAGCGCGCTGATCTGGTCGTAGAATGCGTCGCCGCCTTTGTCGAAGCGGCGCAGATTTTCCGCCAAAGCGCTGCCGAGCAACGCGCCGTCGATCTCGGTGGTTTTTTGCTGCGAAGCCGCCCGCGCGACGATTTCGAGGTTGTTCAGCAGCTTGCGGCCGTCGCCGTCAGCGGAACCGATCAGCGCGTCGCGGGCTTCGTCGGTGAACGTGAGGCCGCCGAGTTCCTGCTGCGCCCGTTCGAGCAACTCGCGCAGCTCTTCGTCGGTCAGGCTTTTCAGCACGTAGACGGCGGCACGCGAGAGCAAGGCGCTATTCACCTCGAACGACGGATTCTCGGTCGTCGCACCGACGAACACGAACAGCCCCGACTCGACGTGCGGCAAGAACGCGTCTTGCTGGCTCTTGTTGAAGCGATGCACTTCGTCGACGAACACCAGCGTCTGATGCCCGTTCGCGCGATGAATCTGCGCGGTCTCGACCGCCTCGCGGATATCCTTCACGCCCGAGAGCACCGCGGAGAGCGCGATGAACTCGGCATGAAACGCATCGGCCATGAGCCGGGCGAGCGTGGTTTTGCCGACGCCGGGCGGGCCCCACAGGATCATCGAATGGGCTTCGCCGGATTCGAAGGCGACCCGCAGCGGCTTGTTCGGGCCGAGCAGGTGCTTCTGGCCGATCACTTCGTCGATATTGCGGGGCCGCAGGCGTTCGGCGAGCGGAACATTGGCACGGGTTTCTTCAAACATGACGTTTTGGGGATAATCTCGGCTTTTCCGGACGCGGTCCGTGTGAAGGCGGCGTACTGCCGGTGAGCCATGCCAGCACGCGAAAGTGCGGGCAACGTCCTGCATTATGACAGCGACGGCGCCCGGACGAAGGCCGCCTGGCGCGCGGGGACGACTCGGGCGGCTTGGCCTGAGCGAAAATCCGGCACTGAAGACGCGACTGGGTACGCAAGCCAGAACATAACAGCAGACACAACCGCCGACGCAACTTCACAGGTAAGTTGGCAAGCAACACCAACAGGGACAAGACCAGATGGCACAAGATCCACTCGCCGGCGACGCCGGTTCCACCTACGCACCGCTCACGCCGGTGCCCGACGCGCGCCGCGCGTTCCGCACCGGCGACGCCTTCGCGCTCTGGTTCTCGCTCGGCATCGGCCTGCTGGTCGCGCAGGCGGGCGCGCTGCTGGTGCCGGGACTGTCGCTGCCGCATGCGTTGCTGGCTATCGTGATCGGCAGCGTGATCGGCGTGGTGCTGCTGGCGCTGGCCGGCGTCATCGGCACGGATACGGGGCTCGCGGCGATGTCCTCGCTGCGGCCGACGCTCGGCGTGCGCGGCGCGTCCGTGCCCGCCGTGCTGAACGCGGTGCAACTGGTCGGCTGGGGCTCGTTCGAGGTGATCGTGATGCGCGATTCCGCCGACGCGCTCGCCAAACAGGCCTTCGGCCTCTCCATGCCGCTCATCTGGACGGTGATCTTCGGCTTGCTCGCGACGCTGCTGGCGATCAGCGGCCCGCTCTCGTTCGTGCGGCGCTTTCTGCGCACGTGGGGCATCTGGCTGCTGCTCGCGGGTGCGGCGTGGCTCACGTGGAATCTGCTCGCCAAGCACGATCTGGCCGCGCTGATGCGGCGCCCGGGCACGGGCGAGATGTCGTTCGGCGGCGCCATCGATCTGGTGGTGGCCATGCCGCTGTCGTGGCTGCCGCTGATCGCCGACTACACGCGCTTCGGCCGGCGCCCCGGCGAAACGTTCCGCGGCACGCTGCTCGGCTACGGCATCGCTAACATCTGGTTCTACGCGCTCGGCGCGGTCTACGGCCTCGCGGCAGGCGGCGGCGACGCGCTGCTCACGGGCGCGCTGGCGCAAGCCGGCGGTGGCCTCGCGCTGCTACTGAT
The nucleotide sequence above comes from Paraburkholderia sp. FT54. Encoded proteins:
- a CDS encoding replication-associated recombination protein A: MFEETRANVPLAERLRPRNIDEVIGQKHLLGPNKPLRVAFESGEAHSMILWGPPGVGKTTLARLMADAFHAEFIALSAVLSGVKDIREAVETAQIHRANGHQTLVFVDEVHRFNKSQQDAFLPHVESGLFVFVGATTENPSFEVNSALLSRAAVYVLKSLTDEELRELLERAQQELGGLTFTDEARDALIGSADGDGRKLLNNLEIVARAASQQKTTEIDGALLGSALAENLRRFDKGGDAFYDQISALHKSVRGSSPDGALYWFCRMLDGGADPRYLARRIVRMAWEDIGLADPRAARIALDAAETYERLGTPEGELALAQAIIYLAVAPKSNAGYNAYNAARSFVSKDQSRGVPVHLRNAPTRLMKELGYGHEYRYAHDEPDAYAAGETYLPENMRDPHWYEPTPRGLEGKIGDKMARLAELDAQWRSENKPKKG
- the cytX gene encoding putative hydroxymethylpyrimidine transporter CytX encodes the protein MAQDPLAGDAGSTYAPLTPVPDARRAFRTGDAFALWFSLGIGLLVAQAGALLVPGLSLPHALLAIVIGSVIGVVLLALAGVIGTDTGLAAMSSLRPTLGVRGASVPAVLNAVQLVGWGSFEVIVMRDSADALAKQAFGLSMPLIWTVIFGLLATLLAISGPLSFVRRFLRTWGIWLLLAGAAWLTWNLLAKHDLAALMRRPGTGEMSFGGAIDLVVAMPLSWLPLIADYTRFGRRPGETFRGTLLGYGIANIWFYALGAVYGLAAGGGDALLTGALAQAGGGLALLLILIDEVDNAFADIHSAAVSTGTVWARGSVPLLSAAFGALCTLIAVAVPMAKYQNFLLLIGSVFAPLFGVVLVDHFIVRKRRIEAAALADVRGRYGFSGGWHLSAFLAWAIGIVAYQAINQWLPNLGATLPALVIGAVCYLMFVSTRKTAFA